A portion of the Cydia strobilella chromosome 5, ilCydStro3.1, whole genome shotgun sequence genome contains these proteins:
- the LOC134741591 gene encoding cytochrome P450 4c3-like, which produces MILLATLLCVLVGLIFYYDYKRKNTRAKKLLSKFNGSDGLPIIGNAMELGFDSDGVSKILLDKWRKYGMTNYRLTVGSEEWVMLCEADDVGSILGHPTELAKPTERNAAMMPFFGNSVSTSEGERWKSTRKLMTPSFHFKTLEARVDAVNSRTDALYQVLDQYVDKAPVDIYRYLRPFMFDILCNTLMGVDHNMLANPDHPYLDASARVIKIATENYFSYWRNISFIFKLTTIYREMMNTIKTIRGYSDKLIRERRVKLNEFIDDIKSNNRNATVDINALVREKVSEKACLLDSLLLSTLPNGDPAPDETINEEITLLCFTGHYTTTMTMAHTLYCLAKYPEIQKRVVEEQNSIFNSDKLRLPTNHDLIEMKYLEAVIKESIRVIPTVTKIGRQLQNDLPLKDGRIIPSGTQVVVYYEALYADPKMFPEPEKYNPERFFNSLHPYAFVPFSAGPRNCIGFRYAWVAMKATLSNFLRRYEVLPGTPEDEPKFAHRIITESINGVKLRLKKREL; this is translated from the exons ATGATTCTCTTGGCTACCCTCCTATGTGTGCTCGTAGGGCTGATATTTTATTACGACTACAAGCGCAAGAACACGCGAGCTAAGAAACTACTCAGCAAGTTTAATGGATCGGACGGGCTGCCTATCATTGGGAACGCTATGGAACTTGGATTTGATTCTGATG GTGTGTCTAAGATTTTATTAGACAAATGGCGAAAATATGGCATGACTAACTATCGTTTGACGGTTGGCTCCGAGGAGTGGGTTATGCTGTGTGAAGCTGATGACGTCGGA tcgATCCTTGGACATCCAACAGAGTTGGCCAAGCCCACTGAAAGAAACGCTGCTATGATGCCTTTCTTCGGAAATTCTGTCTCAACATCAGAAG GTGAACGATGGAAATCGACTCGTAAACTGATGACTCCTAGTTTCCACTTCAAGACGCTAGAAGCTCGCGTTGACGCGGTCAATTCGCGCACCGACGCCCTGTACCAAGTGCTCGATCAGTACGTGGACAAAGCTCCTGTGGATATATACAGATACCTTCGTCCTTTCATGTTTGACATCCTCTGCAACACCCTGATGGGAGTCGATCATAATATGCTCGCCAATCCTGACCACCCTTATCTAGATGCTAGCGCTAG GGTTATCAAAATCGCCACCGAAAACTATTTCTCGTACTGGAGGAATATTAGCTTCATCTTTAAACTGACAACAATTTATCGGGAAATGATGAATACTATTAAAACAATAAGAGGCTACAGTGATAAG CTTATTCGAGAGAGAAGAGTGAAGCTAAACGAATTCATTGATGATATTAAGAGCAACAACAGGAACGCTACCGTTGATATCAACGCTCTGGTTCGCGAGAAAGTATCGGAAAAGGCTTGCCTTCTCGACTCCCTTCTACTAAGTACCCTGCCCAATGGCGATCCTGCTCCGGATGAGACCATCAATGAAGAAATCACTCTGCTCTGTTTCACT GGACACTACACCACAACAATGACGATGGCACACACACTCTACTGTTTAGCCAAGTATCCAGAAATTCAGAAGCGAGTAGTCGAGGAACAAAATTCCATATTCAACAGTGACAAGCTGAGACTGCCTACCAACCACGATCTTATTGAAATGAAATACCTCGAGGCTGTCATCAAGGAGAGCATCCGTGTCATCCCCACTGTGACAAAAATTGGAAGGCAGCTACAAAATGATTTACCATTAAAAG ATGGTAGAATCATCCCTTCTGGAACCCAAGTGGTCGTGTACTACGAGGCCCTGTACGCCGACCCGAAGATGTTCCCGGAGCCCGAGAAGTATAATCCGGAGAGGTTCTTCAACAGCCTGCACCCATACGCTTTCGTACCATTCAGTGCGGGACCGAGGAACTGCATAG GTTTCCGGTACGCTTGGGTGGCAATGAAGGCGACACTGTCCAACTTCCTTCGACGGTACGAGGTGCTTCCCGGCACCCCCGAAGACGAGCCCAAATTCGCTCATAGAATCATAACCGAATCCATCAACGGCGTCAAACTAAGATTGAAAAAGAGAGAACTTTAG